The Flavobacteriaceae bacterium 3519-10 genome includes a window with the following:
- a CDS encoding Transcriptional regulator: MQFTQLTKAEEQVMQYLWEIRKGFLKDILERFPDPKPHTNTVSTILKVLKEKNFVDYEVYGRQHEYFPVVSKEKYSGKSMKSLVKDYFEGSYKNAVSFLVEKNEISVQDLELLLDELKNKS; encoded by the coding sequence ATGCAGTTTACACAGTTAACAAAGGCCGAAGAACAGGTGATGCAGTATCTGTGGGAGATCAGGAAGGGTTTTCTTAAAGACATTCTCGAACGCTTCCCCGATCCTAAACCGCACACCAATACCGTTTCTACGATACTCAAAGTGCTTAAAGAAAAAAACTTTGTGGATTATGAAGTGTACGGCCGGCAGCACGAGTATTTTCCGGTGGTTTCAAAAGAAAAGTACAGCGGAAAATCAATGAAAAGCCTTGTGAAAGATTATTTCGAAGGATCTTATAAAAATGCGGTTTCATTTTTAGTTGAAAAGAATGAGATCAGCGTTCAGGACCTTGAATTACTGCTGGACGAACTCAAAAATAAAAGCTGA